The following proteins are encoded in a genomic region of Hippocampus zosterae strain Florida chromosome 2, ASM2543408v3, whole genome shotgun sequence:
- the spsb1 gene encoding SPRY domain-containing SOCS box protein 1: protein MGQKVPGGIKTIDMRDPAFSPLKLELQALNHTKPSRLDLLLDMPPASADVQVQHSWNNDDRSLNIFVKDDNKLVFHRHPVAQSTDAIRGRVGYTRGLHVWEIIWAMRQRGTHAVVGVATSDAPLHSVGYTALVGSNSESWGWDLCRSKLYHDSNHSGKTYPSFLEPDDTFIIPDSLLVVLDMDEGTLGYIVDGHYLGVAFRGLKGRKLYPVVSAVWGHCEIRMRYINGLDPEPLSLMDLCRRSVRVALGRERLSEIQRLPLPAFLKNYLLYQ, encoded by the exons ATGGGCCAAAAAGTCCCGGGTGGTATTAAAACTATTGATATGAGAGATCCGGCGTTCAGCCCCCTGAAGCTGGAGTTACAAGCCTTGAATCACACCAAGCCTTCTCGACTGGACCTGCTGCTGGATATGCCGCCTGCCAGCGCAGACGTGCAGGTCCAGCATTCGTGGAACAACGACGACCGCTCGCTCAACATCTTTGTTAAGGACGATAACAAACTAGTTTTCCACAGGCACCCTGTGGCGCAAAGCACGGATGCCATTCGCGGCCGCGTTGGCTATACACGGGGACTGCATGTGTGGGAAATCATTTGGGCCATGCGTCAGAGGGGCACGCACGCCGTGGTGGGTGTGGCAACGAGCGACGCTCCGCTGCACTCTGTGGGCTACACGGCGCTGGTGGGAAGCAACAGCGAGTCTTGGGGTTGGGACTTGTGCAGAAGTAAACTGTACCATGACAGCAATCACTCTGGAAAAACGTACCCGTCATTCCTGGAGCCAGATGACACGTTCATCATACCAGACTCCCTCTTAGTCGTTTTGGACATGGACGAAGGGACTCTGGGTTACATTGTGGATGGCCATTACCTTGGGGTGGCCTTCCGTGGACTGAAAGGCCGCAAGCTCTACCCAGTGGTGAGCGCCGTGTGGGGACACTGTGAAATACGAATGCGGTACATAAACGGACTTGACC ctgAACCTCTGTCCCTGATGGACCTGTGTCGGCGCTCTGTGCGGGTGGCTCTAGGGAGAGAACGTCTGAGTGAAATTCAAAGGCTGCCCTTGCCAGCTTTTCTCAAGAACTACCTGCTCTACCAATGA
- the slc25a33 gene encoding solute carrier family 25 member 33: MAQKDTLLHLFAGGCSGTVGAIVTCPLEVLKTRLQSSGLTLRPVFQVQLGTLTGTGVIRPGTVTPGLLQVLRSILEKEGPRSLFRGLGPNLVGVAPSRAIYFASYSKSKELFNGMLVPNSGAVHMSSAGIAAFVTNSLMNPVWMVKTRMQLEKKARGEKKMNALQCARHVYKTEGVRGFYRGLTASYAGISETMICFLIYETLKKRLADHQLSSPNNENEKKASDFLRLMMAAAFSKGCASCIAYPHEVIRTRLREEGSKYKYFFQTGRLIALEEGYAAFYRGLIPQLIRQIPNTAIVLSTYELIVHLLGESK, encoded by the exons ATGGCCCAGAAAGACACGCTTCTGCATCTCTTTGCTGGAGG gtgTAGCGGTACTGTGGGAGCCATCGTGACCTGCCCTTTGGAGGTGTTGAAGACAAGACTACAGTCCTCGGGACTCACCCTCCGGCCCGTCTTCCAGGTCCAGCTTGGCACCCTCACTGGAACCGGGGTCATCCGACCAGGCACTGTAACGCCTGGGCTGCTGCAAGTCTTACG ATCAATCCTCGAGAAAGAGGGACCAAGATCTCTTTTCCGTGGTCTGGGGCCAAATCTGGTCGGCGTGGCTCCCTCAAG AGCCATTTACTTTGCCTCATATTCCAAATCCAAAGAGCTTTTCAATGGGATGCTGGTTCCCAATAGTGGTGCTGTACACATGTCCTCTGCTGGTATTGCAG cTTTTGTTACAAATTCCCTGATGAACCCCGTCTGGATGGTCAAGACTAGGATGCAGTTGGAGAAAAA AGCCCGGGGAGAGAAAAAGATGAATGCCTTGCAATGCGCCCGCCACGTTTACAAAACGGAGGGCGTCCGGGGCTTCTACCGTGGCCTAACCGCATCCTATGCCGGCATCTCTGAGACCATGATCTGCTTCCTCATCTATGAGACACTCAAGAAGCGGCTTGCTGACCATCAGCTGTCATCcccaaataatgaaaatgagaaaaaagcGTCTGACTTTCTACGCTTGATGATGGCAGCTGCTTTCTCAAAGGGGTGTGCATCCTGCATAGCCTACCCACATG AGGTGATTCGGACAAGACTGCGTGAGGAAGGCAGCAAGTACAAGTATTTCTTTCAGACCGGGAGGTTAATAGCTTTGGAGGAAGGCTATGCAGCTTTTTATAGAGGACTCATTCCGCAGCTGATTAGACAAATCCCCAACACGGCCATCGTCCTGTCCACATATGAACTCATTGTCCATCTACTGGGAGagtccaagtaa